The nucleotide window TGCTTGTACCGTCGTCGAAGGTTAGGAAGTCCTGTTTGTCATTATCTTCAATATCAATTAAGACTCGATCATCATTCGAACACCATTTCCTCAAGTGAAAGTTTCCGAGAGACAAAAACCTTTTTAGTCTCATTTAATATCACCTTTGCTTCGGCCACCGAGCCTGCACCGGTAATCATGTCATCCACATAAAATCCATGGTGTATCGTTTCGGCTCCAACGGGATAAACATGAGCTTCATCGCGGCCAAGCTGCTGCATGGAACGAATGGCTAGAAAAGAAGCTGGCTTCGTTCCATAGGTGACGGTATCTAACTTAAAAATGCTAAAATCTTCATTAGGTTTGTCCCTCCATATTATATACTGCAGGAAGTTGTCTGGTTTAGATATCCTTACACAGcgatacattttacaaatatctgCAGTAAGAGCAATTTTGAAAGTGCGAAATCgaagcaaaatatcaaaaagtggAGGTTGAATGGTTGGTCCTTTCATCAGAATCGAATTCAACGAAAGTCCATTGCTGGTTGGCGCAGAGCCATCAAAAACCACacgtagttttgttgttgtgctatcaGCCTTTAAAACACAGTGATGTGGCAAAAAATTCATTGGAATTTGCTTCGGTATAGTGTCAACGACTGACATATGGTTCAAATCGAAGTACTCCCTAATGAATGAcgaatattgttgttttagttcaGCATTGCGCTAAAATTTCCGCTCTAAAGCCTTGAATCGATTGATAGCCTGCTGGTACGACTCTCCTAGTTCGCAAGAAGGTGATTTTATTGGTAATCGAACCGAAAACTCACTAGATTCCAATCGCTTATGGGTTTTTAGAAAGTGCTCTTCACACAAATCCTCCTCTATTGTAGTCTTTGGTGTGGAGTCAATGCAATTCTCTATTTCCCAAAAGCGTTGAACCAGGTTATGTAAGTCGTCATCTGTGTCATTTGCTAGAGCCGTGTCGatggctgctaagcaagatagCTTCGACATGTTGTATGTTGTTGCGCCTGATACAACCCACCCTagctttgttttttgtaaaagcGGTAAATTTTCAGCCAGGCGTATCTGGCCGACGCATAGCAGGTCAAAGAATAAACTAGCTCCAATGAGCATATCAACGCGTAGCGGTTCGAAAAAGTGTGGATCTGCTAAGCATATGTTTTGTGGTATATTCCAATAAATACCCTTTAAAGAACGAGATGGTTGAACATCGGTGATGGTGGGGGTGATAATCGCAGACAATTTGGCAATGTAATCGTTAGTGCGTGAATGCAGGTCGAAATTAACGATATGATTAGCAACGAAATCATTTTGGCCTATACCAGAAATGAACTGTGAAGATTTGATCTTCTTCAATTGTAGTTGATTAGCGAGTCGATTGGTTATAAAGTTTAATTGTGACGCAGAATCTAGCAGAGCCCTGCAGGGAATGAGGGAGCCAGAtcgattttttacataaattatggcGGTTGCTAGGAGAACGAACTCTCTGTCAGCAACGCTAGCCTGAACTTCAGATGCGACGAGTGCAGAAGCTGAAGGACCGAAAGATGAAGAAGTAAACGAGTACGGGTTGAACGAACTAGATGTAGTTGGTTATGATAGCTGCGGCGGTTTATCAGAAGCAATTGGCTGTGAAGTTGTAGGAAAGGAATTTGTGTCTTGATGGAGCAGACTGTGATGCTTCGACGTGCAATGTCTACAGTGTCCTGACTTGCAGTCTTTAAGTGAATGCCCGACTCGAAGGCAATTCAAGCATAGGTTTAACCGTTTTGCTTCTTTATAGCGCATGGTGGGCGAAAGGCTTAGAAACTGCTTGCACCTTGCGATTCTGTGTTCGCTAGAACTGCACAATATGCATCCAGCTACAGCTGCCGTTAAAAGCACCTTACGACTGATCTGATTTGACAATTTCTTGCCTACCTGTTTTTCCGGAAGTCCAAGGACATTCTCTACATTTTCCAGTTGCTGACAGCGATGTTCCAAAAATCTAGCCATTGAATTCCATGTAGGTATTTCGCTTACAGGTGTTTGTTCCTCCCATTTCGCGCGAGATTTGACGTCCAAATTTTGGGACACTAGTTGAATGAGTAAGCAGTCAGCAATTTGTTCCTTTGTCCCCATAGTTTGCAATGCTCGCGAATGAGCATTTACGGTGTCGCTGAGTTCTCGAAGTTTGGCAACCCTATCACCCTCTACCCTCTTGAGCTGAAAAATATCTCTGATATGAGCCTGGAAATTCAATCGTTTATTATCAAATCTGGCTCTTAGCAAATCAATAGCCTTATCATAATTTTGTTCACTTATCTCTAATGAACGAATGGTGTCCAACGCTGCATCACGTAGACTTGACCGAAGGTGCTGGAATTTCTCAATTCTTGTTAGATCTACGTCCTGATGTACAACGGTGTTGAACATCGAGAAGAAATCCGGCCAATTCGAATATTTACCGTTGAACGTTGGAATTTGCAACACCGGTAACCTCTGCTTTGGCTGAGAGACAATAATTGAAGTTTGATCGCCAGCAAACGGCCGCGTCGTTGAGCTGTGAGCTTCGGAAGCTTGGCAAGCGTGCCGCTGACGTGTCAGCTTGGTTTTTACCTCGATATAGTGGTTGGTAAATTCCGCTAAAATATCATTAGCGTCGTTGTCCTCTAGTTGCGCGTAGAGAGCATCAAACCTTTTTTCCACCCTTTCCACTTGTTCGATACGCACCTCCACGGCAGCTTCGTCGAGTACGGTGACTTGTTGGATAAATGAATCCAGCTTCTTCTTGGCTTCAGCTGATTCGATTTTCTTGGGTGCCATTTTTTGTCAAAGACcgtaaagttttaaataaatttacgaaaaattacgaaattattattacGATAATGTTAATTCCGCGatcacgtcggggtcaccaaaATGTTTAGAGGACAATAAGCTTTTTTATTGCCCGTGTAATATTTCGAAAGAAAAACAAcgaatttaactattttaattttaatgatttatttCGATAATTTGGTTGCCAATCGCGCTGGCGATTACCGCGACATTCAATTGCGACTAACTAAGTTAACAGCTGTAACAAGTTGATTAACCTACAGCCTTTCTTTACCTTAAGTACGGTGGCTACGGTATAAAGATCAGCTGAGATAGTGGTACATGTTCTAATTCTAAGCATTTACActaatgtaggtatgtatgcttGCCTATGCAAGTATGATAAGAGTGCGTTATCAAAGCCACTCAAATAGACAAAACCGGTTTGGCGATTGCCGGCGCTCAGACTTAAAGCAAGCATATCTTTAGTTTTAAACAATGTTGTTGTATACAATTAAGTGCTAAGAATGTTGgcacataataaaatatgtataaaagtagCAGCAATGATTAATCCTACTACTAAATTCGCAAATATAAACTATGTATCTATTTCTTAACAGTAGTTAGttattgtcttaaaatttttacgaaatgtcaacaaggatcaatctttttatttcatatacccaccaataggtggcgccaccagaaatggttatatttaaaaatttctgtttcttttgcgacagaccttgtatataaaataaaagtattagaCTGTAGATACTCCATTTGATCCGTTTTTTCATCAACTACTTCATTTTTGGTAAAGTTTGAGGTGACCTTATCTCGTTTCCCCATCATTTTTTTCCTCAATacattttctcttaaaaaaacaGACACGTTCTGCCAACTTTGTAATAGCTGTTTGCTTGGATGTATTACTACATTGCATTGTTGGTTCCAATTATTTTGTCAAAAGCTAATTATAAAGTTAGACAGAAATTATGGGGATTTATTCGGGTGTAACCGGTTATTTCATACTCTTACAAATTGTTAGCATAAAAGCCAGGGAAAATGCCTTCAGGTACAAAAGGTTTGGTAGTTACTTGGGACCTAGGACATGTTTTCACCACATTTGATCCATTTTAGGTGCAGAAAGGCATATTTAACagatcaaatttaattatgataaCGATATATTGGCCTATATATGGACGTTCGAAAAGCTTTTTCTTACATATATGGGAACTAAGGGaattatacatttttgatatacagaCAATCTATTATCGGAAGAGAATAATATCTTAATTCTTATAACAAATCTGTCAAATTTACctttacaacaaaaagtttgcaACAGTTCCACGCTTAAAGTCCAAATTTATCACCGGCTTCTAAAACGACCTCTCGTGCTATTTCGAATGTAATATTTTATGCCTCTGGCGCATTTATTTATAGACTTATCGTACATTTCAACCACACCGTTGTATGGGGAGGACGCGGTGTTGTATAttgtattcaaaaattttcacacagTGGAACGGAATACCAAAAAGACTTACCCTGAGCAAATATGATATTATACTCGTAGCTCAAATGGTTTAGCTGATTAGATgttcattcaaatttttatagaaagGGGTCAAACCCACTTCAAAGAACAATTTCCACCCTCATTGTGGAGCTCAACCCAGAATATGACTTTCAGCAAGGGTAATATTTACACTATTGCAACTTGTTGCATTTAAGTGTAATACTAAGCGAATTGGTATAGTTACATAtattacgttgtgttaaaaatcatttatttccgatttttctaaatttttttcaatgtaacgcagtttgataaacaacattttttggtttcgatTCCGGTGcctaaatgtacagagaagatggttttccaactcggaaACAAGTCACGTATAACTGGCGGGCACTCATGCAaacgtagttacgataatttggccaatgttggcataaacattcgtaatgagttcatatttcgttgaagtgaattgacaaaggcaggtggaattgatattacACCACTGGAACccaaatttgcctatttccaattcttatcgaatacgaagtaaaatgtcttcggcaatgtaattttgttcgtattccacaattgacgcggatttgaaggctgatatgtcgaaatgatcatcgcgaaaagtgtgcgaacttcagcggcatgcgaagtagctagaattgtaattgctggcatgcttctcaaaaagttgcacacactcTGCCATTCAcaatacgcaatgactcaactgaaattgaaccacgtacatttacaaatataagcaatcgtcgtttttcgggtggattatgtaaattcgtcctaaggaagtAGTTGAGAACACatctggatgtcaatctactggttggctgTTATttactatttcttcgacgatgcattccatgtccacattcaaggcatttccgaatagagtaatgttctcgcaaacgaattactgacgcaagttgagaaaagcTTGTCAATGTCAATTtcgttgttggaagtgtttccgctggttGTAAtatattctctgggctgaaataaacatGCTTTGGCtgttctccaaatgaactgcgagacgcacaataGTCGGAaagcgttcatgaattgcaaaagtaaataccctacaaagcgcattattgcagttcacgtatcgaccatttgatacttgctgatctcATCTCGGTCAcggccaataaccgccatgttgctttctttggtgacgtatttgcaaacgtatttgatcgatttcaccaaactacaatatcaaatATTGACATGAGTTataaatgtgaattagacaacagtggcgaatatggtgcGATCTACATGTTGTCGATTTCGATATGCACTCCTCTAAGTTAAATAGTAAATGTTCTGCCATCGTCGTCTGATGGCTACGACGATAGattggatatccatcatttccagtttgggtttccgaaataaaagcacgtggatagtgttttgTGCGTTTATTGTTagatatacaaaccgaagtgggattgtggtgtccgcaaagtccatgaaccatattggttttcatcacttcgtagaataCTGGATCTTCCTCTGCATCagaaatttccgcagaaatgatttcatcaatttgatctggtgtaaccaccattgGAGAAGCTGATTGACAGcaatccataattccgcacgtatgtcatcgcatcctgggagtacttcttgccttgccttgcttGGGccgccatacgttgatggcaaaaagaacgccgaccgatattacggCGActtcttcgtggcttcgtaacaaatttcaatctgcattTGAAAcatgtgaaacacacataaagttttcactaaataattttcaaaaatttgtcttttgaatagccggaatataaaagcaagcgaccgaaactgaacgattcaaataatttacaaatcaaaatacatatgtacatatgtatgtattgaaaaacaaaacaaaaaattaataaatttttatggaaaaaagttactttttggcaTTGTCTAGTTTTCcaacttttcctcacgaaaagcatatggttttttttatttccaaacctTCCCCGATCTATATAGAACaccctctgaaaatttcatcaagattggtgaagccgttctcttagcgttactaaccaacaaacattcattcgtttgtatgggaaaaagaaaaaagctgtttttaggggtttccccgcaattattcgaaattttcttaTCATGAAATCATCCTTGGACCTCagcgaaaatttggaaaaaagaaTGGACCAAATTGGTACAGGCTTttgtttacacaaataaaaaaaattaatgcttaagCTTAAAATGGGCATAATTcgtatcaaaaaagtttacgtacactaatgattatttatataaatcaaaagtaaatacaatagttttagcggtttttggcctacattttattgctattattgtctCTAGACATCGATGTATGCTCCACACTcaatttctagtattatttcctGATATTTTAACCCACTAAGTCCAAGATCTAGctttttggccttattttgatgaaattcgatgttttcgaatacgattttccaaagagttccagatattttgaataagATTAATGTGTGGTTATTGCGGGATGtatggatttatttttaattcaataacagCCCTGCACGTCCAAGATAAGACGGGTGTTTTGGGCCGTTATGCTGTGGTAAATAGAAATAAGTGCTAATAACAGCcgatttaagcacacttaaaatttacagccattgcaaataactTTCTGCTagagtttgttgttgtgccgttgcaccaagaggaaaCAGCTGGTAAACAGCTGGTTTGCCGTGTGACTACTTCTGATGTGCGAAGGAGAATCATAGCGCGGTAACCGATTGAATGTTtgttaatttgatattattactttttttgttttttttttttttgtggacgAATTACTCATTTTAAACACTGAAAaaaaagtagtagtagtagtagaacTTTTTTCCCCTGTTGCCATTtcgtaaaatttgtttaaaactttCTCGTGGAACCGGATTAAGAAATATTCTTAAGTCTAGTAGTGGCTCCGATTTCATGACCAGCTaagaataatatttgcaaaGATTGTAGATACATGGGAAATTAAAACGCTTTCCTTAGAAACTCTTGAATTTGATTGGGCAGTCTGTATAACAGTTATGTGCTGTAATTATTGACAGACACACAGATATGACTaattgactcagctcgttaTGCCGATCTTTTATATACTACTatgaccaaaaaattttaagacgttgtttatcattttaaaattattaatttattcttcaaaatatatgttGTCCCTCCAAATTAATCTAACTTGGCCACAATACACTTgttcaacgttttttccaattctcgaaacagttgttaaagtcaatttccagaatatcttcaattgagtcaaaatgCTTTCCCTAGAGCGGATTTGAGTTTTCTGAATAGCCTGAAATCATACGGAGCTAAATCAAGCGAATAcgatggttgcggcacgatattggttagTTGGCGAAAACTCATAAAGAATCAATCCAGTATTGGACGGTGCACTATCGTGGTGCATAAACCATAATTCcagcctctttttacgaatagcttcaatGATACTCAAAGAGCATTCCTCGTTAATAGTTTTGATGGTCGGAATGATGCACtaatgcaccacacctcgataatggAAGAAAAGTGTGAACATATCTTGATAtctgacctgctttgacgtggtttgtTCGGCTTAACTCCACTTTCCCACGATATTCGACCGATTAATcctctgtttccgggtcgtaaacTTAGATCCAAGACTTTTCGCCAGAAATAAGACTTTTCATGGCGATCTTGTAATCGGAAAGCATTATTTAACACACGTTTATGCGACGctgtttttgaagaaaaagtatAGTTTGGGAACCAATCgtgatttcacttttcttagtcccaaatgatctttgaaaatggttttcactcATCCGAATAACTAAAGGCCTTTACCAAAATTCTGAACATTACGGcaccaaaaattttattccgcaCATTATTGATATGATATTAAAAGAGCTTCCAGTTGagtaatttcactcatcgtaaaaatcgctgaACACgttttatgtacttcagaaaaggtaatatatttcaacaattgaaattcaatttcagtatttgacaatttttacagttaataataatttaaaacttgtGAGTtcttatactacatatataattaatcaCAGATATATTGGACTGGAATTTGTCATATTTGAGAAAAGACAAGTTTAGAATCTATAGAATCATAAGAGTCATGGAATTTCAAAGTAGAAATCTTATGTGCAAAGTCAATTTACTACAACAAACAAACCAATTTCCTCCGGTTCCTGCAGGCAAAGTATAAACCAAAACTATCATTGAGGAGCTTATTAACAAATACCTGGGAAAAGCGAATATGCTGCAAacgcaaaaaaattttcgacttTATTCCCAATATTTCCAACCCGGTACAAGCAGAAGGGCTCgacttcatacatatgtacaattatGCCATTATTAGAGCTAAGTGTTTATATCGTagtaaaaatcaaatgaaatggaTTTTTTGATTGCATCTATACATGCTACCTAATGCGGCGATAATAAGTGCAGCTGGCTGTAACGCCCGAAATGAGACaagaaattaaatacattttgccgtacagaaaaaaatagtagaaagagagcgaatgaaaattatttgcacttGCAAATTGCATTTGGAATGTTTTCTAAATGAAACTGGTAATTCAAGCGAATATGGGTtggtatgtatttatatgtaagtgtgCTTCCATTGAGCCAAAGTTTTAATTCCCATTATATTCGCTAGATATATGAAACAAGCGATGAGGCGAACGCTCTGTAATTTATGTACGTTCCAATAAGCCGCAAGGCAATCGTATACAATGTGTATGTAGGTGGTTTAGTTGCGCATTCGGTGGTGCACAGCCCGGAGCTAAAAGTGTTcgctaacatacatatgtgcgtgtaAAGTGGGCGTGATCTACACATTTTACTCATATGCTATGCAACAATACCTAATCTTTGTACAGTTTGTTAGTATGTTGtacatttgtgtttttgttgcctaTTCTATTGGTTTGAATTGCCACACTCTGGTTTGCGTGCGTGTATTTCGGCTGTAAATTATTTCCGTTTCTGAGCAAGTTAGACGCACTAATGGAGGCCGTCCTCAAGCAAATGCAACTACCGGCTTTGGTGTtgaagaatttatttatatgcgcTAATTTTTAATCTGTATACTTTCTTATGTGGAATTTCAGAATAGTCAATTCtggtaaattatttttggaaaatgcaaAGTAGTATATTTTAGCTAAGTGAATTTAATCTGTCAATATATACTAATGCTCtctttatcatttttttaatgcTATGAGAAATTGTTaagaccagttttggtcttagcttattttgtatggaagacttagccaacataattatgcTGGCTTGTCATAAGCTTTCATAGCTGGCATATTGAACTAGAGGAATTGTCAGTTTATCgccttttttcattcacaatagctaggttttttccaaaaaaaagttgttggCGATAGCGAGAACCCTCATTTTGACAGaagaaaatgcaaacaaatcaaAGTTACAGATTTTTTGGATGAGTATTGAGTTAAAATTAAGACAAATATAAACACTTGTTTGCAGTTTTTGTAATCTAGAcctcaaataaacaaatatatttgtatagtttataaatattccttttacaaatttgaaatttcaagcTAAATTATATATCAGCTGATTTTCCTTGTCCGTATTGCCAACACAATTCATTATTAATCGAATATATGAAATAAGCTAAGTGCGTTTTATGCGTCCATGATTTAGCTATTAGCTTGTGTTGGTCAAATAAAATACGGCTATTGTCAACATTCTTCTGCAAAATCTTTCACAAAATGCATGAGCATAGGTTTAATTGCTTCCCGCTATCACAGATGAGCTCATTCGAATCTTCCTTGATAATCTGCTCCACAGTAGCAATAGTATCTTCGATGCGTACCGTACAGCATATCTTAGGATGAACCTTATCCATTCATTATTctgtagaagttcacgaaagtgaggaaagttctctaatcgccattcacttgggagtggccagaaacgattcttttacatatgactcaagcagctcacgacttccggtctttgaccaagtatcctctgggtagcctaagaacatccgtttgaaggcgagctaaagtgagaaaccctacatagggttgtgcgctgggtttgggattcgccacgtaaaaaaacacctccAGTGAAAAGTAACAACCAGTCTCGGATGAGAGTCCCCCCTtctgatgacgaccatggaaaatgaaataaggtccagtcccttaattgggaaggtgccgccgcccagctggttgatgtcctcgtgaaaataaaggctgacatcaccgccttccaagaaatgcgatggacgggacaaggacagagacgagtaggtcgttgtgagagagagactccgtcaccgagtactatcattcactccggtgaatgaacgtctagccacaatccgcatcaaagcgagattcttcaacatatcgcagATTTGCGCCtatgccccgacggaagagatgGACGAtgtgccttttatgagtgcttggagcgcacttatgaaagATGCTCCCGCCACAATGTCAAAATCgcgcttggcgactttaacgccaaggtgggcaaagaaggtatctttggcactacggtcggtaaattcagccaccacgaggaaacatcccaaaatgggttgaggctgatctactttgccggggcccgaaatatggttatctgtagtactagattccagcgtAGAAAATCTCATCAAGCTACCTGAGTGTCTCCGGTTCGAAAAGCCAGCAACCATATCGTCCCTGTTGTGATAAACGGAATACAAGCCTCCAGTGTTTTAGCTGTGCCTACGCTCCAAGGCCCCAACATCGACTcattatcttgttgcagccgagatacgcacccgcctttgtgcaacaaaaaacgcacgtcaacaaacacaaggaggTTTGacatcgagaagctgcaatcacaacagacagctgaaCGGTTTTCTTCTCGAGTGCTCCCTGccctctgagagcactcgtcagcaactcggtataagggaactgtgggactaAATCTCAGGTCGTGTagcagtggagagaaagcagactgcCTTCCTCACAACTTTACAATCGACCAAAATACGTTcgagatgggatagataccgagataTGAAGAGGGAActgagacgcatttgcagacaagtTGGCTGACAGAGTTAATTATCGAAACATCTACAAAATAATGTGGTGACGAACATAAGTtttcaaaaccggagcatacttttgtgTCCCCCTCAGAGGTGATCGTGTGCCTAATTTCCAATGCATTTTGACTTTGTAGAGGAATTTCGTCGATATTGAAACCAGCTTTAACACCAACAAGAACGACAGCATAGAGACCCAACGCAGTATAGCTCTTGCAAATAGGAGCAacagaaaggttctgcggaagatttgtgGTCTTTGCGCAATGCGCATTAGCGTCTTGTTCTCCGAATGGATGTAtacattccagctctgagagcattcgacgccggggaaagcagaccAAGAGAAAGAAAAGGCAATCAGGAATtgtcatattttattattgttgttgttatgcattATTTGTTAATGAAAAGTTAACTGcctttaagcaaaaaaaaaaataaaaaaaaatttccataataaatttataagcatttatatacatacataactatattTTATATGCGAGTATGTGACATTTAATTGTGAagagaaatttgaattttcgaattttaataacgatttttaatatctttttagtGACAGCACAAAACGCAAACAAACGAGAAACGTTGTAATCCGATAAAACCAATTTCAAAATAcgtaatattttataatgttttgaCACACTTTTTGGTGGCATCTTAAGTCTTtcttttttccttcaaaaaagaAACATATTGGCAGCATTCAATTTTGGTGGCGTGTTCTAGCTGCTTGCCACAAATTTTGTATTGGTTAGCGTACATTTTGTGGTAACTCTTTACAATTTCTAACAGCCACGTATTGTCACGGCTTTATTGGTGTGTGCTTTGCTTAGCTGGACTTTGACAGCTGAAAAGGCTGCATGAGATGGCGAAAATGTTTTTTGGTGAAAGAGCAAAGAAAGTATTTCGATGT belongs to Bactrocera dorsalis isolate Fly_Bdor chromosome 1, ASM2337382v1, whole genome shotgun sequence and includes:
- the LOC125777481 gene encoding uncharacterized protein LOC125777481, which encodes MAPKKIESAEAKKKLDSFIQQVTVLDEAAVEVRIEQVERVEKRFDALYAQLEDNDANDILAEFTNHYIEVKTKLTRQRHACQASEAHSSTTRPFAGDQTSIIVSQPKQRLPVLQIPTFNGKYSNWPDFFSMFNTVVHQDVDLTRIEKFQHLRSSLRDAALDTIRSLEISEQNYDKAIDLLRARFDNKRLNFQAHIRDIFQLKRVEGDRVAKLRELSDTVNAHSRALQTMGTKEQIADCLLIQLVSQNLDVKSRAKWEEQTPVSEIPTWNSMARFLEHRCQQLENVENVLGLPEKQVGKKLSNQISRKVLLTAAVAGCILCSSSEHRIARCKQFLSLSPTMRYKEAKRLNLCLNCLRVGHSLKDCKSGHCRHCTSKHHSLLHQDTNSFPTTSQPIASDKPPQLS